ATCGTGTTCTGGCTTTTCGAGATACCGCTGGCGTATTTATTGGCATATCGTTTCGGGATGGGGCCGCAAGGCGCCTTTTGGGCTATTACGATCGCATTTTCGCTGCTCGCGGTTTCTTCTGCATTGCTCTTCAGGCGAGGCAAGTGGCGGACGAAGGTGGTCTAGTATCCTTACCTTCAAAAGTTCGCGGCATTTGCAGGGAAACTGCCGCGACTTGGTAGGTGAGTTAACTCCGGAGGCGATCGTTTGTATTTGCCGCTTTGGTTAGGCGGTGATGTACCGATCCCTTTCGGCGGGACACTCTTCTTTCCGATTTCCTGAAAGTGTTACACAATGAGACTGCGATATTGACACAATTTCATTGATGGTATTTCCCGATCCGCAATCGTATGATTTCCCCGAATGGGTTCTGATCGGCGACTTTTTTTATTACGCCAGGGACGTGGTTTCGTTCGGTGACGAGCTTTCTGCGGAAAATCTGATTGATGCGTACCACAAAGGGATCTTTCCCTGGTACATGGAAGGCATCCCGCTTCCATGGTATTGCCCGGCGAAACGCGCGATCCTCGAGTTCTCTGATCTGCATGTGCCGCGAAGCCTCAGACGGGCTTCGAACGGTGGATCGTTCACCTTTACGATCGATAGAGCGTTTCGAAGGGTAATGGAAGAATGTTCGAAAACAAAGCGGCCCGGACAGAACGGCACATGGATCACAAGCGAGTTCATTGAGGAATATTCGCAGCTGCATGATAAAGGAATGGCTCACAGTGTCGAAGCATGGAATGGCGTAGACCTGGTTGGCGGAGTCTACGGCATCGACGCCGGCGGCGTCTTCTGCGGCGAATCGATGTTCTACAAAGTAGCAAACGCTTCAAAACTCGCCCTGCTATTCTTGATCGATCATTTAAGAAAACGCGGCTCAACGTGGCTCGACTGCCAGGTGATGACGCCGCATATGGAAGCGCTTGGGGCGAGAGAGATTGACCGTAAAGAATTTTTGGATAGACTCGAGGAAACTCAAAAGTTAGAGCTTGTTGTATTCTAGACAGCAATAGCTAATGCCGCATCGAGAACGAAAGAACATCCGTCCGGGATCGCAGGTGGCCATCGTATTGAAACAAGATCAGCGAACCGGCAAG
The DNA window shown above is from Chloracidobacterium sp. and carries:
- a CDS encoding leucyl/phenylalanyl-tRNA--protein transferase, with the translated sequence MVFPDPQSYDFPEWVLIGDFFYYARDVVSFGDELSAENLIDAYHKGIFPWYMEGIPLPWYCPAKRAILEFSDLHVPRSLRRASNGGSFTFTIDRAFRRVMEECSKTKRPGQNGTWITSEFIEEYSQLHDKGMAHSVEAWNGVDLVGGVYGIDAGGVFCGESMFYKVANASKLALLFLIDHLRKRGSTWLDCQVMTPHMEALGAREIDRKEFLDRLEETQKLELVVF